In Desulfovulcanus ferrireducens, the genomic window GCCCTGACCCAGGTTTTACGTAAAAATTTCGAAGGATTAAAGTTGGTAATTAGCGAAGGAGGAAAATAATGGATTTCATGACTATTTTGGATATTGGTGCCTCAGCCTTAAGTGCCGAAAGGACGCATTTGAATGTCATTTCCATGAACTTGGCCAATGTCAACACAACCCAGACCGCTGAGGGCGGGCCCTATCGTCGCAAAACCGTCTTGTTTAAAGCCGTCCCGCTGGAGACTCCTTTTAGCAGGGAAATGCAAACAGCCTTGGACCGTGAGCTGCGCGGAGTGCAGGTCAAAGCCGTAGTCACGGACAAAAGGCCTTTTAAACGGGTTTATGATCCCGGTCATCCTGATGCGGATGCAGATGGGTATGTCAATTACCCGGACATCAATGCAGTCGAGGAAATGGCCAATTTAATGACAGCCCTGCGCACTTATGAAGCCAATGTCTCGGCCATTACCACAGCGAAAACCATGTTCAATAAGGCTTTGGAAATAGGACGATAGGATCTTAGACTTTATTTTGGGTTTAGGACTGCTTTCGAACTTTTTCCTCACGCACTAAGTCCCAAGAAGAGGAGGCGATTATGGCAATATCACCACTGGCTCTGAAAGCCTACACTAACGCCCTGCAGGCCGGGAAAACTGTTGATGTTCAAAAAAGCAGGGACGATAAGAACGTCCATGACTCTTTTACTGATAGTCTGAAAAAATCGTTAAAAAAGGTCA contains:
- the flgC gene encoding flagellar basal body rod protein FlgC; translation: MDFMTILDIGASALSAERTHLNVISMNLANVNTTQTAEGGPYRRKTVLFKAVPLETPFSREMQTALDRELRGVQVKAVVTDKRPFKRVYDPGHPDADADGYVNYPDINAVEEMANLMTALRTYEANVSAITTAKTMFNKALEIGR